Genomic segment of Triticum aestivum cultivar Chinese Spring unplaced genomic scaffold, IWGSC CS RefSeq v2.1 scaffold179429, whole genome shotgun sequence:
aatgaaataaaataacaATGCTACGTTCGACACCGACTGTACAAGACCACTAGGCCAAGAAAAGCATTCTATGGAGAGATAGACTATCACATGACATGCGATTTTTCTACCGACATGACAGCCCATAGGACATCCGGCCGGTTCATAGGCCCAAACGAGATTTAGAGTGCATCCAACGGCCTGGAATATTCCAAAATCTAGATCGGATGGCTCAGGAGTCTAGGGGCATGAAAGGTCTTCTGGGATGTGCATATAGCTATGAAGTCATATATATATAGTTTCTCTCTCATTAATCAACTACTCAACTAGCCAAGTTTTGGACGAGAGCATATGCCAGACTTTGTTTTCAAGTTTCGTTGCTAGCGATTTCGCTGCACCAGTTGGTTAATGGAAGCTTATTTCCAATATGGACTGACTTGAtactctcatggtttaaggaatCATACATATGTTAACTCCTATGTTATGGACTATAGACTTCAGACGAGATAATctctatgtataacaaacaacttGGGTCAATTCAACACGAGTGTTCTTCCAACATCGTGCTCTGAAATGTTGCGGGCAATATGATCATGCCCGTGATTAGGAAAACGGAATCATCAGTCAACActttgagctagtcctagaggcaagactaggaatcttGTTTTACCGTTTATAACTCTACACGTGCTTATGAGTTTTCCTCTGAATCACATattcgagaaccatagcagttatagaaTAAAATATACACATTAATCACAAACCTGGAAATAAATAACAACacaattattattgcctctagggcatatttgcaacagtcccccacttgcactagagttaataatgtAGTCAAAGCTATTGTCCTTTATACCAATGGCAAATCGTTGTAAATTATGCTTCGGTTGTGGTATAGACTTTGTTGTATGGATCTGACAAATTCAGTTCGTGTGTCTCTTTGCATATCTGTGTATCTTGATGTAATCGCAAAAATTTATAATTTATGTAGAACTGGCTTTGTATGTATTGAATCAATGGTAGGACCTTTGATTCCTTAGATTAAGCATCTGAGCTACCATTATACAATAGTGTTCCATTGGCTCAATCCTTTCGAAATCATAccaagttcatgaatgaactatttGATCCATGACCTTCCATTGTTTACTTGTAAAGAAACAATATACTTAGCCTCTTTGTTATAAAGTTCGCTGCAATAACTGTTTGGAACAATTTACTGCGCCACCACTTAATGTAATAGACAAAACCTTAATTGAAATCAAAAATTCGCTTGGAGCACTGATGAAAACTGCATTGATGTAACTACTTACAATGATATCTTCATATTCTGTGTATGCAAGACACATATCATCATCCCTACACTAGTACTTGACCACATTTTCACTTGCTTTCCTATGACCAATACCTTGATCACTTTGGTAACTTGCTCGCAACTTACTTGGAGTACTTGAATATCTTGAATATATCTAGttgtttacataccatggaatatatattagttcaaacaCAAATGTGAATGGCGTCTCAATCATATAGTTTGCTCATCAATATTCATTGATTCTTAAATAAATTCTTTCTATGTGACCTCGGCAAGAAACTATTCTTGGTGTTTTCCATACCAAATCACTTTAGTATCTTGTCAATATGTACTTTTGCTTAGCTCTATTAGGCACTAGTATCTCCATACATCATTATGCCTAATACTAATGCTATCTTGTCAAGTACTTTATTAGAAACTATTTTTAAttaagtcctaatttgtgtcaagacaTTTATAATATTTCCAGTCAACAATCTGTTATGCACACACAATAATTAGAAACAATATCATGCACCCACTTATTTTCTCGTAAACACAGGCATCTTCACTATCCCCAATGAAATCGAATTCCTTGACAATTTCATTTGAACTAAGATTCAAACTCCATTATGCTTGGTTCAGTCCATTCTTAGATCTTCGAGGTTTGAACACTCAGTAGCATCCACTTATATACGAAATATATAGTGGTTGCTAGTTTTAATCCGAACTGACTTTAAGCATCACAATCACAAGATAATCCATTCTTAGATATCTGAAGTCGAGTTTTAGAAAACATTTTTATTTTCATCAGTTTATAATCCATTATTCTCATGTCAGGCTCTAAGTCGTTCAGAAGGTTCATCAAGTTCTCAACTTGAATCATGAAAtttggatactatctcggattattTTGACAAATAGCCAATCCCGGAGTCAACTTCCACCAGAGTAGCACAGGTACAGTCTATTTGGTCTTCTTTTGTATTGTATCTGAGAACTACTATCTGCACTGCCAGAATCTATTACCGTAGCTGCACAGTACTGTTCTTCTGCATTTTTATTCGCGTTTCAGTAGGCCTTGTTCATAGCTTTCCCACTTAGGGTTTGCTTAGCTTCTGTTCTTCTGGATTTTTGACCGTGGGTGCATTTTCTGTTCAGTGTTAGTTAAATAGTAATTGAACTTTTTTTGTGGGATATGTAAATAGTAATTGAACCTACCTGCAAGTTCGTGCCTCACATCGCATATATGTATTTCTACTTCTACAGACGGAGATCAGAGGAAGCAGTCCTCAGTGATGTTAGCCATGCCACAAGCAGTGCTTCTCCTTGCTGTCTCCTGTGCTGCGGTCCTCGCTGCTGGTGTCTCCGGCCAGCCGGTGTCGCCAGCAGCAGAGCGGACCAACTGTCCTGCAAAGTGCGGGGACGTAGAGATCCACTACCCATTCGGCGTCGGCCCTGGGTGCTCCGTGGACGCCGGCTTCGAGGTCACCTGCAACGAGACGACGACCCCTCCGAGCCTGCAGTTGGGCAACATCATTATCGCCAACATCACATTGGAGAAGGCGCAGATGGTGGTCTACACCTTCCTGACCTACAGCTGCCGCGTGCCGGGCAGCAACAATACAGTGGACACGCAGACGAATAGCATGGAACTCAGCGTCAGCACCCCGTTCCTGGTGTCGCCGTCGGACAACGTGTTCACGTCCGTCGGGTGTAATTCATTGGCCCAGCTCGTTGGCCACAGCGGCACCTACTACCACACCGGCTGCATCACCACGTGTGCTAGCGTGAACGAAACGGCAGATGACGGCGCACCCTGCAGCGGGCACGGCTGCTGCGAGGCGTCAATAATGCCCGGCCTCTTCCTAGTCAACGTGAGTTGGTCCGACAGGGCGGAGGAGAGCGACTATCATGTGCCTGGCAACTTGTGCCAATATGCCTTCGTCGCCACCAAAGGCTGGTATGTACTACTACTTGTTTCTTATTTTTATTAGTTTTTTATATATTGATTATATTATATGGCCATTCAAAGGGTTATATATGCATATAAATTGTACTGCTAGCTATTCTTGCTTCACTACTTATTACCTTTTCAAGTTGAATTTTTTTATTACTTTTCCGATAAGGgttgctttattacttaaaaggtttaagtattacacccggtctctgcataactaagatgcacacatcCAACACTAATTATTACTTAATGGCAAAACTATTGGTACTCTATCTCTTCCTTTTTAGTCTGCAGTCAATGTATCTCTAATTCCACCAAACATATAAAAGAAAGTATCTATATTCATAATActaatcaatatcattagattcattataATTGTAGATGTCGATTTTTTTCAATATAAAtgatcaaactttacaaagtttgacttgacacaaatctaagACGCGGGGTAAAGAGTAATGAAGGGAGTATAAAAATAATCACGGTAGTAAACCTTAATAATGTTGGAGTATTGTATTTTCTTAATGGAAAGTCCAGGGCTCATCTATATGTGACATGGTTATGACACGTCTAAGTATGACATAAGCGCAACACATCAGCCATCTtgtgcttgtttttttacatccaACCAGAGATATTTGGAAACCGGACGGTTTTCAAAAATTTCATGAGCCCAAAAATTTGTAACACAAACGAAAAAATAAAGTTTTTTTTAATTTAAAGGACCGAACAAGGTCAAATACAGCTCGTACGTGTATGCCATCCAAACACATGTCTTACCTTGCAGGTGGAACTGGGAAGCTACTAGACTTCCGGGGATCATTCCCCATCATGGGAACTTAATATTTTCTATCTTTTTATAGTCATCCAACGCTCCATACAAAAAAATTTGGCCGCGCTGCAGACGGCAGGAATCAATAGGACACTCTTCTGTAATGAAAGAGTCATCCTAACCACTAGAATGGAAAGTAGTTGTTGCAAAAAGAAAGGGTTAatttatactccatccgttcctttATGTAAAATGTAATTTTTTGGGCCACGGTGACCAAGACACATTATTATAGAGAATTTAGGATGAAATTACCCTTTGGATAATTCGTTGGTTTGTGGCAAGTAAGTCAATTAGGCCAGAAAAGAAAGAAATATGGGTAATCGGGAGAGATGCACTTTCCTATTTTTCTAGAAGCAGAGATACATGTAACCGAAAGAGAGATACTTTCCATTTTTCTGAAGGTCTAAAAAAGGAATTGCGGAGAATTAGCAAAAATGCACATACACATTACAAAATGAAACAGGGGGAGTATACATATTTAGAAGCTCAAATTTTTTGAACTCGTCTTTTGTTTAAAAATTTCGgacaaaaatataaaaaattccGAGAGTTTTCGAAAACCGGGTTTTCCGGCCTGAACCGAAAAGAAACAGTAACTAGAAAAAAAAACTTGCGTCCAACACAAACATACAACACTCACTCACTCTAGCCACTATCTGCGTGAAGGCACACTTGCACGATCACGCAATCTACCCACTAGCTTAGCTGCAAATCACTTGCCTATGCATGCATGTATGCACATTAGGAAAATCACGTGATACCTACTCAAAAAAGTTAGCAAATACTAAAAAGTTTGTAAACTTAAAAATGtctttgaatttgaaaaaaatatcatgatttaaaaaaacatgaatttgatttttttttaattcaaAATTGTAAGAATTTTGATGACTTTTaataaaaaatcatgattttttttaaatgttgagATGGAACTGGCCGACAACCCCCCTCCCGCCTTTAATTGCAGTCTTGTTGTGGACCTGCAACTGCATGTcatgggtggacttgcaactgggaccaaGATGGGTCGGGCCTAGTTGCGTGTCAAGGACATACTTGCAACTGGCAGACAAATGGGTCGGGGCCCAGTTGTGTATCGAGGGTGGAGTTGCAATCGGGACATAATTGGTCGGGCCCGCAGTTGTttatcgagggtggacttgcaactgcgaCAAAAAGGTGGCCCCGCCAATTGCATGTGAGGGGTGTAGATGGACCTGTATCTAGGACAGAAATGGGTTGGGCCCCATTGGTTTGTCGACTTCCAACTAAGACAAGAAAAAAGGTGGCCACCACATTTACATGTTGGGGGTAGAGTTGCAAGCCTGTAGAGGTTGCACATGCAACTAGGAGAAAATTGGGTCGGAACTGAGATGCATATCGAGGATGGAGTTGCAACTAGGACAATTTGGTCAGGCATCCAGTTGCGTACCTAGGGTGGTCTTGTAACTCGCAAAAAATAGGTGCCCCCCAATTGCGTATAGGGTTGTAGTTGGATTTTCTACTAGGTAAAAAATGGGTTGGACCCTAGTTGCCTGTTGATGGTGCACTTGCACTCAGACAAGAAAATGCGAGGACTTGCTGCTGGCATAAAAAACGAGGGAACCCAATTGCATGTCAATGGGTAGTTGGACTTGCAGCTATGATAAAAGTGGGTTGGGCTCCAGTTGCGTATCCAGGGTGGACTTGTATCTCGAACAAGAAAAAAGGCAGGCCCATGGCCACTCATTGCATGTCGGGGGTCGAGTTGCAACTGGCACAAGAGTGGTCGCCCCCAACTACGTGTCAAGGATGGATTTGCATATAACACAAAAATGTATGAGACCTAGTTGTGTATCAAAGGTGGACCTAGAAACCGGAAAAAGGCGGTCGCCCCAATTGCATTCCGAGGGATGGTGTTTCAAGTAGGGAGAAAAAGGGGTAGTCTCCATTGTTGCATGTCAAAGGTGGGCATGCAATTCAATCAAAAATGGGTAGACCTAATTGCATATCAAGGGTGAGCATGCAACGAGGTTGGACGAGTTGCATGTCGAGGCTGGACATGCAATTGGGTCATGATCGGATAAGTTGTATGTTTAGAATAAATTGCATGTTAAAAATAAACATGCAACCGGATCCAAGGGAGACATTTGTCGGGGGTGGACGTGCAATCCGATCGAAAAGGTTTGcctataaaataaaaaaaatatagaacTCCTGTTACAGATGGTTACCATGTATACATAACAACATTTGCGTTGAAAAAACACTAGCAGAAGGGAATAGCTTAATAGACATGTATCGGTAAGCCAAGGCAATCTAGCTCCTATATACTCTGTTCTCTACCGCTCTCCCTCGAAAGGCAAaacaaagcaaaaaagaaaatacaaGGAATAAGATAACCCACCAAAACACCACACAACGGGACACATCCTCTGACATGAAAAAAGAGGTCACACATGGCGCTTACATGAGGTGAACAGCCCAACCAaacaaacaagaaaacaaaaatcCAACACAACAAGCACATTGCAATAGGAACACACACAAGGACCTGTGTACGCACGACGACGCAGCGCGAGCCGTGCTCAAACATGCATGGATCATGAAAAAATAAATCTTCTGGTTTGCAAGTTAGATGTGACTTAGCTAATTCTAGACAAGAAGTATTTTCCTAATAAAAAAATACTAAACATGCCAATATGAACCCAATAAATCTAGACAGATAATTGTGGGGAATGAAGTACTATTAAAATTGTATCCACAATGATCATATTCATATCCTTTGGTTTAGAAAACATAAAGCTTCAGTTATAAGGACCCCAATAGTCAGTGAACATTCACCGGGAGGGATGGAATTCACGAATGATTTCGATGGCAAATTGTGTTGGCCGAGCATGACAACTCCACTGCAGTTCTGTTTTTCGTCCGAAATTTGCCATGCTtgcaaactaaaattgccatcttTGCCATCCTCGCGTCAACTAAATGTTCCATCAAAATGTTCGCAGTTTCCATCCCTCCCAGCAAACATTCGTTACTTATCATCACCATTAGTGAATTATAAAATAGTAATACGAATTAGTGTATATACATCTAAGTGACATTGATTCACATGTTGTATAAACATGTCACCTATGCCTCTACCATGGGGGATACATGATGGATATAGCTAGGAGAGTGCAAAAGAAattcaaaacaaggaaaaaagggGGCCTCACAATTAATGGGCGGATCTATAAAAGCACTAGCGACCCGATAAAAAGACAACCGATTGGTCGACAGAAAAGAACACAAATCATGGTACAAAATCGAGGGGACAAAACTAAAATTAGTACAAATTAAAACTTATTCTGTCCACTTACATCTATATCCTGCTGCCGTC
This window contains:
- the LOC123172154 gene encoding wall-associated receptor kinase 2, with the protein product MLAMPQAVLLLAVSCAAVLAAGVSGQPVSPAAERTNCPAKCGDVEIHYPFGVGPGCSVDAGFEVTCNETTTPPSLQLGNIIIANITLEKAQMVVYTFLTYSCRVPGSNNTVDTQTNSMELSVSTPFLVSPSDNVFTSVGCNSLAQLVGHSGTYYHTGCITTCASVNETADDGAPCSGHGCCEASIMPGLFLVNVSWSDRAEESDYHVPGNLCQYAFVATKGWYVLLLVSYFY